The following coding sequences lie in one Thalassoglobus polymorphus genomic window:
- a CDS encoding sulfatase: MKSQLWIALVIVFTVCTSGEAAKKNVLFIAIDDLRPELGCFGSDVAISPHLDALAAKSVVFKNHFVQVPTCGASRYALLTGRSPAKSGVTSQNAAAYRGKSAFSMEQLPGAQTLPELFQRSGYHTTLIGKISHTADGLVYEYNGEGDGRHELPHAWDELATPLGPWKRGWGIFFAYADGKHREDGGGHIDLMQFTVENDDDLPDGMLATTAEEKLREFSKSDKPFFLGLGFIKPHLPFVAPKQDWEAFEGVQISDPPHPEKPDSPHWHKSGEFFKYTFPFPKERPLSPEEIRECRRAYLACVRYTDRQVGRVMKVLEETGLAESTVVVVWGDHGWNLGDSDMWAKHTPFERAVHSPLIIFDPAHTNNARTTDALVETIDIYPTLIDLCEPSFTKMTHPLDGKSLLPILNNTKPSVRNNAVSYWRDSVTVRTATHRLIATKKKGSNRKFELYDQTTDFDPVKNLAESQPEVVKKLTRLLP; the protein is encoded by the coding sequence ATGAAATCGCAACTTTGGATCGCACTCGTAATCGTGTTCACGGTTTGCACATCAGGAGAAGCTGCCAAGAAGAATGTGTTGTTCATCGCGATTGACGATCTGCGTCCCGAACTGGGGTGCTTCGGCTCAGATGTTGCCATCTCACCGCACCTGGATGCATTGGCTGCCAAAAGCGTGGTCTTTAAAAATCACTTTGTGCAAGTCCCAACCTGCGGAGCCTCGCGCTACGCTTTACTGACAGGCAGAAGTCCCGCGAAATCGGGAGTGACATCCCAAAACGCAGCCGCTTATCGCGGCAAAAGTGCCTTCTCGATGGAGCAACTTCCCGGAGCACAAACGCTCCCCGAACTTTTCCAGCGAAGCGGCTATCACACGACTTTGATCGGAAAAATTTCTCACACTGCAGATGGATTGGTGTACGAATACAACGGCGAAGGAGATGGTCGCCACGAACTCCCGCACGCCTGGGATGAGCTGGCAACACCGTTGGGGCCATGGAAGCGTGGCTGGGGAATCTTCTTCGCGTACGCGGACGGCAAGCATCGTGAAGATGGCGGAGGGCATATCGACCTGATGCAATTCACGGTCGAAAACGATGATGACCTTCCCGATGGAATGCTGGCAACCACCGCCGAAGAAAAGCTTCGAGAGTTCAGCAAGTCTGACAAACCATTCTTCCTCGGCCTGGGGTTTATCAAACCACACTTACCATTCGTCGCCCCCAAGCAGGACTGGGAGGCTTTCGAAGGCGTTCAAATTTCTGATCCACCACACCCCGAAAAACCAGACAGCCCACACTGGCACAAAAGTGGTGAGTTTTTTAAGTACACATTCCCGTTCCCGAAAGAACGACCGCTGAGCCCAGAAGAGATCCGCGAGTGTCGACGCGCCTATCTAGCCTGTGTTCGTTACACAGATCGGCAAGTCGGCCGCGTGATGAAAGTCCTCGAAGAGACCGGGCTGGCGGAATCGACAGTGGTCGTTGTCTGGGGGGACCACGGCTGGAATCTCGGCGATTCCGACATGTGGGCCAAACATACTCCCTTCGAACGAGCTGTTCACAGCCCGCTAATCATCTTCGATCCAGCCCACACCAACAACGCCCGAACCACTGACGCCCTCGTTGAGACAATCGATATTTACCCCACACTGATTGACCTGTGCGAACCGTCATTTACAAAAATGACCCATCCACTCGATGGAAAGTCGCTCTTACCAATTCTGAACAACACAAAACCCTCCGTCCGAAACAACGCTGTCAGCTACTGGAGAGATTCCGTCACCGTCCGAACAGCGACTCACCGTTTAATTGCAACGAAGAAAAAAGGCTCAAACAGAAAATTTGAACTGTACGATCAAACAACAGACTTCGACCCCGTCAAGAATCTGGCAGAGAGCCAACCTGAAGTCGTCAAAAAACTAACACGATTACTGCCGTAA
- a CDS encoding DUF6868 family protein, producing the protein MSIDQLTQFFGWCTAINMGVLVVSTIALVFLTGPVSKIHSRVMGVQESELPPLYFQYLGHYKIAVLVFNLVPYIALKLVT; encoded by the coding sequence ATGTCTATCGATCAGCTGACGCAATTCTTCGGTTGGTGTACCGCAATCAACATGGGTGTGCTCGTCGTTTCAACGATCGCGCTTGTCTTCCTGACCGGGCCGGTTTCGAAGATTCATAGCCGTGTGATGGGAGTGCAGGAGTCTGAGCTTCCCCCGTTATATTTCCAGTATTTGGGGCACTACAAAATTGCCGTCCTGGTTTTCAATCTTGTACCGTACATCGCTTTAAAGCTCGTCACATGA
- a CDS encoding DUF1559 family PulG-like putative transporter, with translation MSIKQRTLMKSSILITICVGGLLSGLRPAIAQDADEGSKSPAQPPAQWTLDTGMEHLEMYPNDAYLQYVTMQLAKREGIEKEFAKKIFATLNASNPEWRRRADGVNLFSLFTGTLAIQESLQLEAMADGPVNARNGRSNLPSGKAEASEQNVLVKTLQGPRTKSHPWKEMLGNQPRKTSLLASYIPEDQYYIHFQSVSKLLDVLALSDQWGAHLISQSNHKAYSSNVNEELLTQLALETNDLLKPFYDLVVKEIAATGNDLYLTRGSDITLLFRYQQPVVFKAQLETFLTNAAKAHGKAVRNQGTYKGIKYESLTSPDRKVNVYSAFVGEDLHLRSNSLVGLKRVIDTFQGEPKDRRASLADSDEFAYIRTLMPLGAKEEDGLIYLSDPFIRRLTGPELKLTERRRVLCYNHLRMLSHACALYESEQGASPQSIEDLIEKEALPADFGKAKFTCPSGGTYKLSEDGQTGICSHHGQIGSLKPCCEIAVEKVSDEEAKLYTEFVTAYERYWRTFFDPIAIRVSVQPEEYRMETIILPLINNSIYQGMAATLGGKTTPLETAPVPERNIFSMSFQIDKQGLLQKSGWQPPVPDQQADLQSPEYLFEVSSQRMQQIGLAMHNYHDTHRAFPPVANTDAKGKQLLSWRVHLLPYLDQNELYQQFHLDEPWSSPHNRKLIGKIPNIYAIPGEKKAEGRTSYQVVVGEKTLFTGGKDGVKIRDTTDGTSNTVLFVDSNIADAIIWTSPDDVKAKNNRLAEILLGKYDQKSLIVMADGSVRSINNDIEKQTLDHAITRNGGEVLQNFGTRTNLRRRNRSGLAYRLTHLRDGQVDEKLAYDFVTKGVKNQIGFHVYDSEQTFDFQLTRFLGQMLGSFSNRNNFNDDFIPVFLLVASLNSPVYVSMPLDDVEVTDRFLDHLDDLLAPVARKTVTTGWFRTENDFYKIPVGENVLARTECISLGPIKWRFFWARIENQLYIASKPDVLHDLAKLHAEGVQGSNDPASSAHAMIRIRPENWNQTLSNFQLGWAENHRQACLDNVGRLSSLKNTVVATQRTNHIEQRAEQRAEQLYGLDFYCPCGGKYHQQGEHLECSVHGSAYSPKQAAIGQEKGAIQNVLSNFGGLTIGLKFLEDGLHATLTVKRKKKATANKE, from the coding sequence ATGTCCATCAAGCAACGAACGCTCATGAAGAGTTCAATACTGATTACGATTTGTGTGGGGGGATTGCTGTCCGGGCTGCGTCCGGCGATTGCCCAAGATGCTGATGAGGGTTCAAAGTCGCCTGCTCAGCCGCCTGCTCAATGGACTCTCGACACAGGCATGGAGCACTTGGAGATGTACCCGAACGATGCTTATCTCCAATACGTGACTATGCAACTCGCGAAACGGGAAGGAATCGAGAAGGAGTTCGCGAAGAAAATTTTCGCGACCCTCAACGCTTCCAACCCCGAATGGAGACGCCGCGCCGACGGCGTCAATCTGTTCAGCCTCTTTACTGGAACATTAGCGATTCAAGAGAGCCTGCAACTTGAAGCCATGGCAGATGGCCCCGTCAATGCTCGAAACGGTCGCAGCAATCTCCCTTCCGGAAAAGCTGAGGCGTCCGAACAGAATGTTTTGGTCAAAACGTTACAGGGGCCAAGGACGAAAAGTCACCCATGGAAAGAGATGCTGGGGAACCAACCTCGAAAAACTTCCCTGCTAGCAAGCTACATTCCTGAAGATCAATACTACATCCACTTTCAGTCGGTCAGCAAACTTCTGGACGTCCTCGCTCTCAGTGATCAATGGGGAGCGCACTTGATCAGCCAATCGAACCACAAAGCGTACTCCTCTAATGTCAACGAAGAGTTGCTCACTCAGTTGGCACTTGAGACCAATGATTTACTCAAGCCGTTCTACGACTTGGTCGTCAAAGAAATTGCTGCGACCGGGAACGACCTCTACCTCACTCGCGGAAGCGACATCACCCTGCTCTTTCGATATCAACAGCCAGTCGTCTTCAAAGCCCAACTGGAAACCTTCCTTACAAATGCAGCAAAAGCCCATGGCAAAGCAGTTCGTAATCAAGGAACTTACAAAGGAATCAAATACGAAAGCCTGACAAGTCCGGACCGCAAGGTGAACGTTTACTCGGCTTTCGTGGGAGAAGATCTCCACCTGCGCAGCAATTCGCTTGTCGGGCTGAAGAGAGTCATAGACACCTTTCAGGGTGAGCCGAAAGACCGTCGAGCAAGCCTCGCAGACTCTGATGAGTTCGCGTACATCCGAACCTTGATGCCGCTGGGAGCCAAGGAGGAAGATGGGCTGATCTATCTGTCCGATCCGTTTATTCGCCGGTTGACTGGCCCAGAATTAAAACTGACCGAACGCCGCCGCGTCCTTTGCTACAACCATCTGCGAATGCTCAGCCATGCCTGTGCTCTTTACGAAAGCGAACAGGGCGCGTCGCCTCAATCAATTGAAGACCTGATTGAGAAGGAAGCCTTGCCGGCAGATTTCGGCAAAGCAAAATTCACCTGCCCCAGTGGCGGAACCTACAAGCTCAGCGAGGATGGTCAAACAGGAATTTGCTCACACCACGGACAGATTGGTTCATTGAAACCGTGCTGTGAAATCGCCGTTGAGAAGGTCTCTGATGAAGAAGCTAAACTCTATACAGAGTTCGTCACCGCATACGAACGGTACTGGAGAACCTTCTTCGATCCCATCGCCATTCGCGTATCAGTTCAGCCGGAGGAATACCGGATGGAGACGATTATTCTGCCATTGATTAACAATTCGATCTATCAGGGAATGGCTGCCACACTTGGAGGAAAAACGACCCCGCTTGAGACTGCCCCTGTGCCCGAGCGAAACATCTTCAGCATGAGCTTTCAGATTGACAAACAAGGTCTGCTACAGAAATCAGGTTGGCAACCGCCAGTCCCTGACCAGCAGGCAGATCTTCAATCGCCAGAGTATTTATTCGAAGTCAGCTCGCAGCGAATGCAACAGATTGGACTGGCGATGCACAACTATCACGATACTCACAGGGCCTTTCCTCCCGTTGCAAATACCGATGCAAAGGGTAAACAGCTGCTGAGCTGGCGTGTTCATCTACTTCCATATTTGGATCAAAATGAGCTGTATCAACAATTCCATTTGGATGAACCTTGGAGCAGTCCGCACAACCGAAAACTCATTGGAAAAATCCCAAACATCTACGCGATCCCCGGTGAGAAAAAAGCAGAAGGACGAACAAGCTATCAGGTCGTTGTGGGCGAAAAGACGCTCTTCACAGGTGGTAAAGATGGCGTCAAAATCCGCGATACAACTGACGGAACATCCAACACCGTTCTCTTCGTGGACAGTAACATCGCTGACGCTATCATCTGGACAAGCCCCGACGACGTCAAAGCGAAAAACAATCGGCTCGCAGAGATCCTCCTGGGGAAATACGATCAAAAGTCGCTCATTGTCATGGCTGATGGAAGTGTTCGTTCCATCAACAACGACATCGAGAAGCAGACGCTGGACCATGCCATTACACGCAACGGAGGTGAAGTTCTTCAGAACTTCGGTACCCGCACAAATCTGCGCCGCCGCAATCGATCCGGATTGGCCTACCGGTTGACTCATTTGCGAGATGGACAGGTTGACGAGAAGCTGGCCTACGACTTCGTGACCAAAGGCGTCAAAAACCAGATCGGTTTTCATGTCTACGATTCAGAACAGACTTTCGATTTTCAGCTCACTCGTTTTCTGGGCCAAATGTTAGGATCGTTCTCGAACCGAAATAACTTCAATGACGATTTCATCCCCGTCTTCCTGTTGGTCGCTTCGCTCAATTCACCTGTTTACGTCTCAATGCCGCTGGACGATGTCGAAGTCACCGATCGATTCCTTGACCACCTCGACGACCTACTCGCACCGGTTGCACGGAAAACCGTCACGACAGGCTGGTTCAGAACGGAGAATGACTTTTACAAAATCCCCGTGGGTGAAAACGTCCTCGCGCGGACTGAGTGCATCTCGCTCGGCCCGATCAAATGGAGATTTTTCTGGGCCAGAATCGAAAATCAACTGTACATCGCCAGCAAGCCCGATGTCCTGCATGACCTTGCCAAGCTGCACGCAGAAGGAGTCCAGGGAAGCAACGACCCTGCATCGTCCGCACATGCCATGATCCGTATCCGCCCCGAGAACTGGAATCAAACCCTCTCAAACTTCCAGCTGGGTTGGGCGGAAAATCATCGTCAGGCATGCCTCGACAACGTCGGACGCCTTTCGAGCCTGAAGAACACCGTAGTCGCAACGCAGAGAACCAACCACATCGAACAGCGAGCCGAACAGCGGGCCGAACAACTGTACGGACTCGATTTCTACTGCCCCTGCGGTGGGAAATATCATCAACAGGGTGAGCACCTCGAATGCTCCGTCCACGGCAGCGCCTACTCTCCAAAACAGGCAGCCATCGGCCAGGAAAAAGGCGCCATTCAAAACGTCCTCTCCAACTTCGGCGGCCTGACCATCGGCCTCAAATTCCTCGAAGACGGACTGCACGCAACGCTAACTGTCAAAAGAAAAAAGAAAGCAACCGCAAACAAAGAGTGA
- a CDS encoding arsenate reductase/protein-tyrosine-phosphatase family protein: MTHQSGFQYFWDKFSVQFGGVAILLALFGIVQKQAAASELHPELVKYVQARQSEFEQIPASRKAELEKLSRYIESRLETASPIQMTFICTHNSRRSHMAQLWAAVAATHYGVEQFKSYSGGTEATAFNPRAVAALQRAGLNLTTDGARPNPRYKVSCSLTGENWECFSKVYHSPPNPTANFCAVMTCSSADEDCPVVAGADARFAIPYVDPKISDNTPEESATYDERSAQIAREMFYVFSKLESK; encoded by the coding sequence ATGACACATCAATCAGGATTCCAGTACTTCTGGGATAAGTTTTCAGTTCAGTTTGGAGGCGTTGCGATCCTTCTTGCCTTATTCGGAATAGTGCAGAAGCAGGCGGCGGCCTCGGAGCTTCATCCGGAACTGGTGAAGTATGTACAGGCACGTCAATCAGAGTTTGAGCAGATTCCGGCTTCACGAAAAGCGGAGCTCGAAAAACTGTCTCGTTATATTGAATCGAGATTGGAGACTGCTTCGCCGATTCAAATGACCTTTATCTGCACTCACAATTCCAGGCGGAGCCACATGGCTCAGCTTTGGGCTGCTGTTGCTGCGACGCATTATGGAGTCGAGCAGTTCAAGTCTTACTCTGGTGGGACCGAGGCGACTGCGTTTAATCCTCGGGCGGTCGCAGCCTTGCAGCGAGCCGGACTGAACCTTACGACTGATGGGGCTCGACCAAACCCACGTTACAAGGTTTCATGCTCTTTAACGGGTGAGAATTGGGAATGCTTTTCCAAGGTCTATCATTCGCCTCCGAATCCAACTGCCAACTTTTGTGCGGTCATGACTTGTTCGAGTGCGGATGAAGACTGCCCGGTTGTGGCAGGGGCGGATGCCAGGTTTGCGATCCCGTATGTGGATCCAAAAATCTCAGACAATACTCCTGAAGAATCTGCGACATACGATGAGCGCTCGGCTCAAATTGCCCGAGAGATGTTTTATGTATTCTCCAAGCTGGAATCGAAGTGA
- the rplS gene encoding 50S ribosomal protein L19 — translation MRNPLLDLAEKSSLRENPLKFGVGDTVDVHTRILEGSKERIQIFAGVVIATRGRGMNEMFTVRRIVAGEGVERTFPMNSPKVADVVVKRHARVRRAKLFYLRDRIGKATRLRERRARAGEAETNT, via the coding sequence ATGCGCAACCCACTACTCGACCTCGCTGAAAAATCCAGCTTGCGTGAGAACCCACTAAAATTCGGCGTCGGCGATACCGTTGACGTCCACACGCGAATTCTGGAAGGCAGCAAAGAACGAATCCAGATCTTCGCAGGAGTCGTGATCGCTACACGAGGACGTGGCATGAACGAAATGTTCACAGTCCGCCGCATCGTCGCCGGTGAAGGAGTCGAACGAACCTTCCCGATGAACTCCCCAAAAGTCGCTGATGTCGTTGTCAAACGCCATGCTCGAGTCCGTCGCGCAAAACTCTTCTACCTGCGAGACCGAATCGGAAAAGCAACTCGTCTCCGAGAACGCCGAGCCCGTGCAGGCGAAGCAGAGACCAACACATAA
- the trmD gene encoding tRNA (guanosine(37)-N1)-methyltransferase TrmD has translation MRFDVLTLFPGLFEGFLQQSLLKKAIDAELINIQLWNFRDWTKDKHQSVDDTPYGGGPGMLIRCEPVFDCVEAVQAESQQPGKLIMLTPQGRKLDQNLAEELSTEQRLLLLCGRYEGFDDRISQGLKPMEVSIGDFICNGGEVPAMLIIESIMRLIPGVLGDEASAKEDSFSSTGLLEHPQFTRPREFRGMEVPEILLSGNHQAIAKWREEQSLERTRQRRNDLLSGEDLHE, from the coding sequence ATGCGTTTCGACGTGCTTACGCTCTTTCCGGGGCTGTTTGAGGGGTTCCTTCAGCAAAGCTTGCTGAAGAAGGCGATCGACGCCGAACTCATCAACATTCAGCTCTGGAATTTTCGAGACTGGACAAAAGACAAACACCAATCAGTAGACGATACGCCCTATGGGGGCGGCCCCGGAATGCTGATTCGCTGTGAACCGGTTTTTGACTGCGTCGAAGCAGTTCAGGCCGAATCTCAGCAACCCGGCAAGTTGATCATGCTCACTCCGCAGGGAAGAAAGCTCGATCAAAACCTTGCCGAAGAACTTTCGACCGAACAAAGGCTATTGCTACTGTGCGGTCGATACGAGGGATTTGATGATCGAATCAGCCAGGGCCTGAAGCCAATGGAAGTTTCGATTGGCGATTTCATCTGCAACGGCGGTGAAGTCCCAGCCATGCTGATCATCGAATCGATCATGCGTCTCATTCCCGGAGTGTTAGGGGACGAGGCAAGTGCCAAAGAAGATTCCTTCTCCTCGACAGGGTTACTGGAACATCCCCAGTTCACCCGTCCCAGAGAGTTTCGTGGAATGGAAGTTCCCGAAATCCTTCTGAGTGGCAACCATCAAGCGATTGCCAAATGGCGAGAAGAACAAAGTTTAGAAAGAACCCGCCAACGGCGGAATGACTTACTTAGCGGCGAAGACCTCCACGAATAA
- the rpsP gene encoding 30S ribosomal protein S16 has translation MAVRIRMKKLGRTHRPFYRICIMDARKPRDGEAIEEVGTYDPMKMDKSQRVTLKMDRIDHWISVGAQPSEKVAVLIRKFKDNDWGETKSPPPMEAPKVKKAPEPEASEDAPAEEEAEAPAES, from the coding sequence GTGGCGGTTCGGATTCGAATGAAAAAGCTGGGACGAACACATCGTCCTTTTTATCGCATCTGCATAATGGATGCTCGCAAACCTCGTGATGGTGAAGCCATCGAAGAGGTTGGAACGTACGATCCCATGAAAATGGACAAATCACAACGTGTGACTTTGAAAATGGATCGCATCGACCATTGGATTTCCGTGGGAGCACAGCCGTCTGAAAAAGTCGCTGTTCTCATCCGGAAATTTAAAGATAATGATTGGGGTGAAACGAAATCACCACCTCCAATGGAAGCTCCGAAGGTGAAAAAGGCTCCTGAGCCGGAAGCCAGCGAAGATGCTCCTGCTGAAGAAGAAGCGGAAGCTCCAGCTGAAAGCTAG